One window of Solwaraspora sp. WMMA2056 genomic DNA carries:
- a CDS encoding aspartate kinase: MALVVQKYGGSSVADAERIKRVAERIVAARKAGDDVVVVVSAMGDTTDELLDLAGQISPLPPGRELDMLLTSGERISMALLAMAIHNLGYEARSYTGSQAGVLTTSAHGKARIIDVTPGRLQGALDEGAVAIVAGFQGVSQDTKDITTLGRGGSDTTAVALAAALRADVCEIYTDVDGVFTADPRIVPNARHIKQITYEEMLELAACGAKVLHLRSVEYARRSGLPIHVRSSYSTNTGTMVTGSMEDLSVEQALITGVAHDRSEAKITIVGVPDEPGAAARIFETVANAETNIDMIVQNVSTEGTGRTDISFTLPKADGPTAMAALGKVQEQIAFKGLLYDDHVGKVSLIGAGMRSHPGVAANFFAALAEAGVNIEMISTSEIRVSVVCRDTDLDAAVRAVHAAFDLGGTEEAVVYAGTGR; encoded by the coding sequence GTGGCACTGGTGGTGCAGAAGTACGGCGGATCCTCGGTCGCCGACGCCGAACGCATCAAGCGCGTCGCCGAACGGATCGTCGCCGCCCGCAAAGCCGGCGACGACGTCGTCGTGGTCGTCTCCGCGATGGGCGACACCACCGACGAACTGCTCGACCTCGCCGGGCAGATCAGCCCGCTGCCGCCCGGCCGTGAGCTGGACATGCTGCTGACCTCCGGCGAGCGGATCTCCATGGCGCTGCTCGCGATGGCCATCCACAACCTCGGCTACGAGGCCCGGTCGTACACCGGCTCGCAGGCCGGCGTGCTGACCACCTCGGCGCACGGCAAGGCCCGGATCATCGACGTCACCCCCGGCCGGCTGCAGGGCGCCCTCGACGAGGGCGCGGTCGCCATCGTCGCCGGCTTCCAGGGCGTGTCCCAGGACACCAAGGACATCACCACCCTGGGCCGGGGCGGCTCCGACACCACCGCGGTCGCGCTCGCCGCCGCGCTGCGCGCCGACGTCTGCGAGATCTACACCGACGTCGACGGGGTCTTCACCGCCGACCCGCGCATCGTGCCCAACGCCCGGCACATCAAGCAGATCACCTACGAGGAGATGCTGGAGCTGGCCGCCTGCGGCGCGAAGGTGCTGCACCTGCGCAGCGTCGAGTACGCCCGCCGGTCCGGGCTGCCGATCCACGTCCGCTCGTCGTACTCGACCAACACCGGCACGATGGTGACCGGATCGATGGAGGATCTTTCCGTGGAGCAAGCACTCATCACCGGAGTCGCCCACGACCGGAGCGAGGCGAAGATCACCATCGTCGGGGTGCCCGACGAGCCGGGTGCCGCCGCCCGGATCTTCGAGACGGTCGCCAACGCCGAGACCAACATCGACATGATCGTGCAGAACGTGTCGACCGAGGGCACCGGCCGCACCGACATCTCCTTCACCCTGCCCAAGGCCGACGGCCCGACCGCGATGGCCGCCCTCGGCAAGGTGCAGGAACAGATCGCCTTCAAGGGCCTGCTCTACGACGACCACGTCGGCAAGGTGTCGCTGATCGGCGCCGGCATGCGCTCACACCCGGGCGTGGCCGCCAACTTCTTCGCCGCCCTCGCCGAGGCCGGCGTCAACATCGAAATGATCTCCACCTCGGAGATCCGGGTCTCGGTCGTCTGCCGGGACACCGACCTGGACGCCGCGGTACGCGCGGTGCACGCGGCCTTCGACCTCGGCGGTACGGAGGAGGCGGTGGTCTACGCGGGCACCGGGCGGTGA
- the leuA gene encoding 2-isopropylmalate synthase, whose protein sequence is MAYQRYQPYHQQFAVDVPDRQWPARRIEQTPRWCAVDLRDGNQALIDPMSPDRKRRMFQLLVRMGYKEIEVGFPSASQTDYDFVRQLIEQDLIPDDVTIQVLTQCREHLIDRTFESLRGAKRAIVHFYNSTSVLQRRVVFGLDKAGITDIATTGARLCQKYAEIHTPDTDIFYEYSPESYTGTELDYALEVCSAVIDVIAPTPDRPLIINLPATVEMATPNVYADSIEWMHRRLPRRDSLVLSLHPHNDRGTAVAAAELGLLAGADRVEGCLFGNGERTGNVDLVTLGLNLFSQGVDPQIDFSQIDEIKRTVEYCNQLPVHERHPYAGDLVYTAFSGSHQDAIKKGLDALAADATAAGVEVDAHDWGVPYLPIDPRDVGRTYEAVIRVNSQSGKGGVAYVMRQEHNLDLPRRLQIEFSGVVQAFTDDAGGEIEPQRMWDVFATEYLAGQQPDPAVVLESYATSTVDGKVEATSVVVVDGVRHTLNSVGNGPIDAYVNALQSVRVGVRVLDYHEHALSAGGDAQAAAYVECEVGDRTVWGVGLDSNIVIASVRAVTSAVNRGRRAG, encoded by the coding sequence ATGGCGTACCAGCGGTACCAGCCGTACCACCAGCAGTTCGCCGTCGACGTACCGGACCGGCAGTGGCCGGCCCGCCGCATCGAGCAGACGCCCCGCTGGTGCGCGGTCGACCTGCGCGACGGCAACCAGGCGCTGATCGACCCGATGTCGCCGGACCGCAAACGCCGGATGTTCCAGCTGCTGGTCCGGATGGGCTACAAGGAGATCGAGGTCGGCTTCCCGTCGGCCAGCCAGACCGACTACGACTTCGTCCGGCAGCTGATCGAGCAGGACCTGATCCCCGACGACGTCACCATCCAGGTGCTGACCCAGTGCCGGGAGCATCTGATCGACCGGACCTTCGAGTCGCTGCGTGGCGCGAAGCGGGCGATCGTGCACTTCTACAACTCGACGTCGGTGCTGCAGCGGCGGGTCGTCTTCGGCCTGGACAAGGCCGGGATCACCGACATCGCCACCACCGGGGCCCGGCTGTGCCAGAAGTACGCCGAGATCCACACCCCGGACACCGACATCTTCTACGAGTACTCGCCCGAGTCGTACACCGGCACCGAGCTGGACTACGCGCTCGAGGTGTGCAGCGCGGTGATCGACGTGATCGCGCCCACCCCGGACCGGCCGCTGATCATCAACCTGCCGGCGACCGTCGAGATGGCCACCCCCAACGTGTACGCCGACTCGATCGAGTGGATGCACCGGCGGCTGCCCCGGCGGGACAGCCTGGTCCTGTCGCTGCACCCGCACAACGACCGGGGCACCGCGGTGGCCGCCGCCGAGCTGGGTCTGCTGGCCGGGGCCGACCGGGTCGAGGGCTGCCTGTTCGGCAACGGCGAACGGACCGGCAACGTCGACCTGGTCACCCTGGGGCTGAACCTGTTCAGCCAGGGCGTCGACCCGCAGATCGACTTCTCGCAGATCGACGAGATCAAGCGGACCGTCGAGTACTGCAACCAGCTGCCGGTGCACGAGCGCCACCCGTACGCCGGTGACCTGGTCTACACCGCCTTCTCCGGTTCCCACCAGGACGCCATCAAGAAGGGCCTGGACGCGCTGGCCGCCGACGCGACCGCCGCCGGGGTCGAGGTCGACGCGCACGACTGGGGGGTGCCGTACCTGCCGATCGACCCGCGTGACGTGGGGCGCACCTACGAGGCGGTGATCCGGGTCAACTCGCAGTCCGGCAAGGGCGGGGTGGCGTACGTGATGCGCCAGGAGCACAACCTGGACCTGCCCCGGCGGCTGCAGATCGAGTTCTCCGGTGTGGTGCAGGCGTTCACCGACGACGCGGGCGGCGAGATCGAGCCGCAGCGGATGTGGGACGTCTTCGCCACCGAGTACCTGGCCGGGCAGCAGCCCGACCCGGCGGTGGTGCTGGAGTCGTACGCGACGAGCACGGTCGACGGCAAGGTGGAGGCGACCTCGGTCGTCGTGGTCGACGGGGTCCGGCACACGCTGAACTCGGTCGGCAACGGTCCGATCGACGCGTACGTCAACGCGCTGCAGTCGGTGCGGGTGGGCGTGCGGGTGCTGGACTACCACGAGCACGCGCTCTCGGCCGGGGGCGACGCCCAGGCGGCGGCGTACGTGGAGTGCGAGGTCGGTGACCGTACGGTATGGGGGGTCGGCCTGGACTCGAACATCGTCATCGCTTCGGTGCGGGCCGTGACCAGCGCGGTGAACCGGGGCCGCCGGGCCGGCTGA
- a CDS encoding HNH endonuclease family protein: protein MRRAVAAVAAALALAATAGCESVDISLGSPSAAPPVDGPAAGSADEATALLDQLTVAAAGSMQGYSRDRFPHWSSAGSNCDVRDTVLERDGTAIELDGCNVVGGEWLSAFDGESFTNPRDLDIDHIVPLANAWRSGADSWNDDQRREFANDLERPQLIAVSASTNRAKGDQDPSQWQPPNRDYWCQYAQDWITVKHYWELSVTQPEKATLADMLATCP from the coding sequence CTGCGCCGGGCGGTGGCCGCGGTGGCCGCCGCCCTGGCGCTGGCCGCGACCGCCGGCTGTGAGTCCGTCGACATCTCCCTCGGCAGCCCGTCGGCCGCGCCACCGGTGGACGGACCGGCCGCCGGCTCGGCGGACGAGGCCACCGCCCTGCTCGACCAGTTGACGGTGGCGGCCGCCGGCAGCATGCAGGGCTACAGCCGGGACCGGTTCCCGCACTGGAGTTCCGCCGGCAGCAACTGCGACGTGCGCGACACCGTACTGGAACGCGACGGCACCGCCATCGAGCTGGACGGCTGCAACGTGGTCGGCGGCGAATGGCTCAGCGCCTTCGACGGCGAGTCCTTCACCAACCCCCGCGACCTCGACATCGACCACATCGTGCCGCTGGCCAACGCGTGGCGCTCCGGTGCCGACAGCTGGAACGACGACCAGCGCCGCGAGTTCGCCAACGATCTGGAACGCCCGCAGCTGATCGCGGTTTCCGCGTCGACCAACCGGGCAAAGGGAGACCAGGACCCCTCCCAGTGGCAGCCACCGAACCGGGACTACTGGTGCCAGTACGCCCAGGACTGGATCACGGTGAAGCACTACTGGGAGCTGTCGGTGACCCAGCCGGAGAAGGCGACGTTGGCCGACATGTTGGCGACCTGCCCGTGA
- a CDS encoding oligopeptide/dipeptide ABC transporter ATP-binding protein: MSETLVEVRDLKVHFPISRGVLFDRVVGHVKAVDGVDLRIARGQTYGLVGESGCGKSTLGRAILQLTPPTAGEVVFDGVTLNRLPAAKLRTMRRRFQMIFQDPMSSLDPRQNVESILVEGLQAHGMGADRDDRRRIVVEALDAVGLPRWALSRYPHEFSGGQRQRIGIARALVLGPELIVADEPVSALDVSIQAQVINLLDELQIDRGLTYLVIAHDLAVVRHISDTIGVMYLGALVEESPGDRLYQEPLHPYTRALLSAVPVPDPEVEDRRERILLAGDLPSPANPPAGCRFHTRCPWAQPTRCVDERPVLREIGASRVACHWAEQIAAGTLRPHQVTAQLVHPADGAAPPHTVSAPSEPESYV; encoded by the coding sequence GTGAGTGAGACCCTGGTCGAGGTCCGCGACCTCAAGGTGCATTTCCCGATCAGCCGGGGCGTGCTGTTCGACCGGGTGGTCGGGCACGTCAAGGCGGTCGACGGGGTCGATCTGCGGATCGCCCGTGGCCAGACGTACGGGCTGGTCGGCGAGTCCGGTTGCGGCAAGTCGACGCTGGGCCGGGCGATCCTGCAGCTGACCCCGCCGACCGCCGGTGAGGTGGTCTTCGACGGGGTGACGCTGAACCGGTTGCCGGCGGCCAAGCTCCGCACCATGCGCCGCCGCTTCCAGATGATCTTCCAGGATCCGATGTCCAGCCTGGACCCCCGGCAGAACGTCGAGTCGATCCTGGTCGAAGGGCTGCAGGCGCACGGCATGGGCGCCGACCGCGACGACCGGCGGCGGATCGTCGTCGAGGCCCTCGACGCGGTCGGGCTGCCCCGCTGGGCGCTGTCGCGCTACCCGCACGAGTTCTCCGGCGGGCAGCGCCAACGGATCGGCATCGCCCGGGCACTGGTGCTCGGGCCGGAGCTGATCGTCGCCGACGAACCGGTCTCCGCCCTTGACGTGTCGATCCAGGCCCAGGTGATCAACCTGCTCGACGAGCTGCAGATCGACCGGGGCCTGACCTACCTGGTGATCGCCCACGACCTGGCGGTGGTCCGGCACATCTCCGACACGATCGGGGTGATGTACCTGGGGGCGTTGGTCGAGGAGTCTCCCGGCGACCGGCTCTACCAGGAACCGCTGCACCCGTACACCCGGGCGTTGCTGTCGGCGGTGCCGGTGCCGGACCCGGAGGTGGAGGACCGCCGGGAGCGGATCCTGCTCGCCGGTGACCTGCCGTCGCCGGCGAACCCGCCGGCCGGCTGCCGGTTCCACACCCGGTGCCCGTGGGCGCAGCCGACCCGCTGCGTCGACGAGCGTCCGGTGCTGCGGGAGATCGGCGCCTCCCGGGTGGCCTGCCACTGGGCGGAGCAGATCGCCGCCGGCACCCTGCGCCCGCACCAGGTGACCGCGCAGCTGGTGCACCCGGCCGACGGTGCGGCGCCGCCGCACACCGTCTCGGCCCCGAGCGAACCGGAGTCGTACGTCTGA
- a CDS encoding ABC transporter ATP-binding protein: MALLDVDELAVTFARRGQRTVHAVDGVSFSVDAGEVTGLVGESGCGKSVTSLAIMGLLPAGKGVRVSGRATFDGTDLLRLAPRAMRDVRGRDVAMIFQDPLSSLNPVVPIGVQVTEVLVRHRGMRGDAARKEAAHLLDRVGIPDPTRRLKEYPHQLSGGMRQRALIAMAVACQPRLLIADEPTTALDVTIQAQILELLKDLVRESGTALVMITHDLGVVAGMCDTVNVLYGGRVVETARRRPLFAAPRHPYTVGLLGSIPRLDAGHGRRLQPIPGSVRDLLPWPDGCAFAPRCDRRVDDCLGAPPALRRDTGGHAFRCVNPPATDPAEATGE, encoded by the coding sequence ATGGCGCTGCTCGACGTGGATGAACTGGCGGTCACCTTCGCCCGCCGGGGCCAGCGGACCGTGCACGCGGTCGACGGGGTCTCCTTCTCGGTCGACGCCGGTGAGGTGACCGGCCTGGTCGGCGAGTCCGGCTGCGGCAAGAGCGTCACCTCACTGGCCATCATGGGCCTGCTGCCCGCCGGCAAGGGGGTGCGGGTGAGCGGTCGGGCCACGTTCGACGGCACCGACCTGCTGCGACTGGCGCCCCGGGCGATGCGCGACGTCCGGGGCCGCGACGTGGCGATGATCTTCCAGGACCCGCTCTCCTCGCTGAACCCGGTGGTGCCGATCGGGGTGCAGGTCACCGAGGTGCTGGTCCGCCACCGGGGAATGCGCGGCGACGCGGCCCGCAAGGAGGCCGCGCACCTGCTGGACCGGGTCGGCATCCCGGACCCGACCCGCCGACTCAAGGAGTACCCGCATCAGCTCTCCGGCGGGATGCGCCAACGGGCGCTGATCGCGATGGCGGTCGCCTGCCAGCCCCGGCTGCTGATCGCCGACGAACCGACCACCGCGCTGGACGTCACCATCCAGGCGCAGATCCTGGAACTGCTCAAGGACCTGGTACGCGAGTCGGGCACCGCCCTGGTCATGATCACGCACGATCTCGGGGTGGTCGCCGGCATGTGCGACACGGTCAACGTGCTCTACGGCGGCCGGGTGGTCGAGACGGCCCGCCGGCGGCCGCTGTTCGCCGCGCCCCGGCATCCGTACACGGTCGGTCTGCTCGGCTCCATCCCCCGGCTGGACGCCGGCCACGGACGGCGACTGCAACCGATTCCCGGTTCGGTACGTGACCTGCTGCCCTGGCCGGACGGCTGCGCCTTCGCGCCGCGCTGCGACCGCCGCGTCGACGACTGCCTCGGTGCCCCGCCCGCGCTGCGCCGCGACACCGGCGGGCACGCGTTCCGCTGCGTCAATCCACCCGCGACCGACCCGGCGGAGGCCACCGGTGAGTGA
- a CDS encoding ABC transporter permease codes for MSDLLNPGRKKAKLDRLAELSAAHDDERGVSLWQEALRRLRRNPAAIVGAAILGVFLLVALVGPFLVPYDPVAQLWKDEIRESQAYYPGPRAENWFGVDHLGRDEFSRMIVGARQTLLVGVVATLIGLTVGALIGGLAGAAAGLGGRWGRWIDTVLMRIVDMLLAMPSLLLAISIAALLGASLTTVMIAVGVVSVPVFARLLRGSMLAQANSDYVVAATSLGVRRSKIAVTHILPNSLAPVIVQSTLTLATAIIEVAALSFLGLGNPDASIPEWGVMLADAQRYLDAAPRLAILPALGIIVTALGFTLLGEAMREALDPKLRK; via the coding sequence ATGAGCGACCTGCTGAACCCGGGACGCAAGAAGGCCAAGCTCGACCGGCTGGCCGAGTTGTCGGCGGCGCACGACGACGAACGCGGGGTGAGTCTCTGGCAGGAGGCGCTGCGCCGGCTGCGGCGCAACCCGGCGGCGATCGTCGGCGCGGCGATCCTCGGCGTGTTCCTGCTGGTCGCCCTGGTCGGACCGTTCCTGGTGCCGTACGACCCGGTGGCGCAGCTGTGGAAGGACGAGATCCGCGAGTCGCAGGCCTACTACCCGGGCCCGCGCGCGGAGAACTGGTTCGGCGTGGACCACCTCGGCCGCGACGAGTTCAGCCGGATGATCGTCGGGGCCCGGCAGACCCTGCTGGTCGGGGTCGTCGCCACGCTGATCGGGCTGACCGTCGGCGCGCTGATCGGCGGCCTGGCCGGTGCGGCCGCCGGACTCGGCGGCCGCTGGGGGCGCTGGATCGACACCGTCCTGATGCGGATCGTGGACATGCTGCTGGCCATGCCGAGCCTGCTGCTGGCGATCAGCATCGCCGCGCTGCTCGGGGCCAGCCTGACCACGGTGATGATCGCCGTCGGGGTGGTCTCGGTGCCGGTCTTCGCCCGGCTGCTGCGCGGCTCGATGCTCGCCCAGGCCAACAGCGACTACGTGGTGGCGGCGACCTCGTTGGGCGTACGGCGGTCGAAGATCGCGGTGACCCACATCCTGCCGAACTCGCTCGCCCCGGTGATCGTGCAGTCCACCCTCACCCTGGCCACGGCGATCATCGAGGTGGCGGCCCTGTCCTTCCTCGGCCTGGGCAACCCGGACGCGTCGATTCCCGAGTGGGGGGTGATGCTGGCCGACGCACAGCGCTACCTGGACGCGGCACCCCGGCTGGCGATCCTGCCCGCGCTGGGCATCATCGTCACCGCGTTGGGCTTCACCCTGCTGGGTGAGGCGATGCGGGAAGCCCTCGACCCGAAACTGCGGAAGTGA
- a CDS encoding ABC transporter permease: MFRFIVRRLLQLVPTLFGLSLLLFIWLHRLPGGPESAILGERGTPEMRAAIRRNLGLDEPILIQYGRFMKRLLQFDLGTSISTKREVTTEFLQRFPGTVELTIAAMVIAVGVGIPLGYLAARRRGTLLDHGSVVASLIGICIPVFFLAYVLKAIFAENLGWFPSSGRQDPRIDATRVTNFFVLDGLLTREWDASLDALWHLVLPGLALASIPLAIIVRITRASVLEVLGEDFVRTAQAKGLTERVVRRRHVLRNAMLPVATSIGLLTGGLLSGAVLTETVFAFGGIGAFVADAIGQRDYPVLQGFIMIIALVYVLVNLLVDISYTFIDPRVRVR; encoded by the coding sequence GTGTTCCGCTTCATCGTCAGACGTCTGCTCCAACTCGTCCCCACCCTGTTCGGCCTGTCGCTGCTGCTGTTCATCTGGCTGCACCGGCTGCCCGGCGGCCCGGAGTCCGCGATCCTCGGTGAGCGCGGCACCCCGGAGATGCGCGCCGCGATCCGCCGCAACCTCGGGCTCGACGAGCCGATCCTGATCCAGTACGGCCGGTTCATGAAGCGGCTGCTGCAGTTCGACCTCGGTACGTCGATCTCCACCAAACGGGAGGTCACCACCGAGTTCCTGCAGCGGTTCCCGGGCACGGTGGAGCTGACCATCGCGGCCATGGTGATCGCGGTGGGAGTCGGAATCCCGCTCGGTTACCTCGCCGCCCGCCGGCGCGGCACGCTGCTCGACCACGGCTCGGTCGTCGCGTCGCTGATCGGGATCTGCATCCCGGTCTTCTTCCTCGCGTACGTGCTGAAGGCGATCTTCGCCGAGAACCTCGGCTGGTTCCCGTCCAGCGGACGCCAGGATCCGCGCATCGACGCCACCCGGGTGACGAACTTCTTCGTCCTCGACGGACTGCTCACCCGGGAATGGGACGCCTCGCTCGACGCCCTGTGGCACCTGGTCCTGCCCGGGTTGGCGTTGGCCAGCATCCCGTTGGCGATCATCGTGCGGATCACCCGGGCCAGCGTGCTGGAGGTGCTCGGCGAGGACTTCGTCCGGACCGCGCAGGCCAAGGGCCTCACCGAACGGGTGGTCCGGCGCCGGCACGTGCTGCGCAACGCGATGCTGCCGGTGGCCACCAGCATCGGCCTGCTGACCGGCGGGCTGCTCTCCGGTGCCGTACTGACCGAGACGGTCTTCGCCTTCGGCGGCATCGGCGCGTTCGTCGCCGACGCCATCGGCCAGCGTGACTACCCGGTGCTGCAGGGTTTCATCATGATCATCGCGCTGGTGTACGTGCTGGTGAACCTGCTGGTGGACATCTCGTACACCTTCATCGACCCGAGGGTACGGGTCCGGTGA
- a CDS encoding ABC transporter substrate-binding protein, with translation MRAPRPKAAIAAVAVAALALAGCAESERDDSGESSDATLVFGVAGDPKVLDPSFASDGESLRVARQIFETLVRPEEGGTAISPGLAETWTPDDTGTVWTFKLRSGVKFHDGTDFNAEAVCVNFDRWYNAKGLMQSPDVTAYWQDVMGGFAANESEDLPESLFKSCNAVDDTTVELAFTRVSSKIPAALMLPSFSIHSPAALEEYGASDVTGSADDITYPAYALEHPTGTGPYKFAGWDIANKTLTLERNEDYAGDKAKIKTLIFRTISDENARKQELRTGGIQGYDLVGPADVQPLKDDGFNVLTRPAFNILYLAMNQAGNPALADIRVRQAIAHALNRQALVDSKLPPGAEVATQFIPPTVDGHNPDVTTYDYDVEKAKSLLAEAGHPNLTLRFHYPTEVTRPYMPNPKDIFELLAADLRAAGITVEAIPLKWSPDYLNATTSGNAHDLHLLGWTGDYGDAYNFIGTFFDRPKDEWGYDNADLFAKFAAADGTADIEARYELYKGLNADIMEFLPGVPISHSPPAIVFAEDVIGVQASPLTDERFATAEFKS, from the coding sequence ATGCGTGCACCCAGGCCGAAGGCCGCCATCGCGGCCGTCGCGGTCGCGGCGCTGGCCCTTGCCGGCTGTGCCGAGAGCGAGCGCGACGACTCCGGCGAATCCAGCGATGCCACCCTGGTCTTCGGCGTAGCCGGCGACCCGAAGGTCCTCGACCCCAGCTTCGCCAGTGACGGCGAGTCGCTGCGGGTGGCCCGGCAGATATTCGAGACCCTGGTCCGCCCCGAGGAGGGCGGTACGGCCATCTCGCCCGGCCTGGCCGAGACCTGGACCCCGGACGACACCGGTACGGTGTGGACGTTCAAGCTGCGGTCCGGCGTGAAGTTCCACGACGGCACCGACTTCAACGCCGAGGCTGTCTGCGTCAACTTCGACCGCTGGTACAACGCCAAGGGCCTGATGCAGAGCCCGGACGTCACCGCCTACTGGCAGGACGTGATGGGTGGCTTCGCCGCCAACGAGAGCGAAGACCTGCCGGAGAGCCTCTTCAAGTCCTGCAACGCGGTCGACGACACGACCGTGGAGCTGGCCTTCACCCGGGTGTCGAGCAAGATCCCGGCGGCGCTGATGCTGCCGTCGTTCTCGATCCACTCGCCGGCGGCGCTGGAGGAGTACGGCGCCAGCGACGTCACCGGCAGCGCCGACGACATCACCTACCCGGCGTACGCCCTGGAGCACCCGACCGGCACCGGTCCGTACAAGTTCGCGGGCTGGGACATCGCCAACAAGACGCTCACCCTGGAGCGCAACGAGGACTACGCCGGCGACAAGGCCAAGATCAAGACGCTGATCTTCCGGACCATCTCCGACGAGAACGCCCGCAAGCAGGAGCTGCGCACCGGCGGCATCCAGGGCTACGACCTGGTCGGCCCGGCCGACGTGCAGCCGCTCAAGGACGACGGGTTCAACGTTCTGACCCGGCCGGCGTTCAACATCCTCTACCTGGCGATGAACCAGGCCGGCAACCCGGCGCTGGCCGACATCCGGGTCCGGCAGGCGATCGCGCACGCGCTCAACCGCCAGGCGCTGGTCGACTCGAAGCTGCCGCCGGGCGCCGAGGTCGCCACCCAGTTCATCCCGCCGACCGTGGACGGCCACAACCCCGACGTCACCACCTACGACTACGACGTCGAGAAGGCCAAGTCGCTGCTGGCCGAGGCCGGTCACCCGAACCTGACCCTGCGGTTCCACTACCCGACCGAGGTCACCCGGCCGTACATGCCCAACCCGAAGGACATCTTCGAGTTGCTCGCCGCCGACCTTCGCGCGGCCGGCATCACCGTCGAGGCGATCCCGCTGAAGTGGTCGCCGGACTACCTCAACGCCACCACCTCGGGCAACGCACACGACCTGCACCTGCTCGGCTGGACCGGTGACTACGGCGACGCCTACAACTTCATCGGCACCTTCTTCGACCGGCCGAAGGACGAGTGGGGCTACGACAACGCGGACCTGTTCGCGAAGTTCGCCGCCGCCGACGGCACCGCCGACATCGAGGCCCGCTACGAGCTGTACAAGGGCCTCAACGCCGACATCATGGAGTTCCTGCCGGGTGTGCCGATCTCGCACTCGCCGCCGGCGATCGTGTTCGCCGAGGACGTGATCGGGGTGCAGGCCAGCCCGCTCACCGACGAGCGGTTCGCCACCGCCGAGTTCAAGTCCTGA